Proteins from a genomic interval of Lolium perenne isolate Kyuss_39 chromosome 1, Kyuss_2.0, whole genome shotgun sequence:
- the LOC127317540 gene encoding ABC transporter G family member 48: MEPTSGALGLGTPGLSGSRRSSRSWGSSFRQQGLQPDTDDPFRRGSASSSRRHDDEEENLRWAALEKLPTYDRMRRAVLLGDHHLQGIAGLVEIEHLASGDGGRELLERVFQDDSERFLRSLRDRVDRVGIEFPAIEVRYQDLSIEVDAVVGSSALPTLWNATTNFLQSLIGRLASSNKKTINILQNVNGILKPSRMTLLLGPPSSGKSTLMRALTGKLDKSLKVSGNITYCGHTFSEFYPERTSAYVSQYDLHNAEMTVRETLDFSRRCLGVGARYDMLAELAKRERDAGIKPDPAIDAYMKATAVQGQETNIVTYLTLKVLGLDICADTMIGDDMVRGISGGQKKRVTTGEMLTGPARALFMDEISTGLDSSSTFQIVKYVKQLVHVMNETVMISLLQPPPETYNLFDDIILISEGYIVYHGPRENILEFFESSGFRCPERKGVADFLQEVTSKKDQQQYWYREQEQYRHVSVPEFAERFKSFHVGQQMLKEMQIPFEKSKTHPAALTTKKYGISSKESLKAVMSREMLLMKRNSFIYIFKLSQLIIIGLMAMTVFLRTKMPSGQISDGGKFFGALTFSLITILFNGFAELQLTIKVLPTFYKQRDLLFFPPWTFGLANILLKVPVSLVEAGVWVILTYFVMGFAPSAGRFFRQLLAFFATHQMALALFRSMGAIFRSMVVANNFGMFTILIIFVFGGFLIPRGDIKPWWIWAYWSSPMMYCQNAISVNEFLASRWASPNNDTSIDAPTVGKAILKSRGLFTDDSGFWLSIGALIGFTILFNILFLLALTYLSPSGSSSTLVSDEQNENDTNKEPMSEANASSTMSSSIPMGTNRATNRPTQSRVVLPFLPLSLCFNHINYYVDMPAEMKEQGFAESRLQLLTDISGAFRPGVLTALVGVSGAGKTTLMDVLSGRKTSGSVEGSITLSGYPKKQETFARISGYCEQTDIHSPNVTVYESILYSAWLRLSSDVDEKTRKMFVEEVMTLVELDGLRNAMVGLPGVDGLSTEQRKRLTIAVELVSNPSVIFMDEPTSGLDARAAAIVMRAVRNTVNTGRTVVCTIHQPSIDIFESFDDLLLLKRGGQVIYAGELGHHSHKLVEYFEAIPGIAKITEGYNPATWMLEVSSPLAEARLEINFAEIYANSGLYRENQELIKELSVPTPGYEDLSFPTKYSQNFYNQCVANFWKQYKSYWKNPPHNAMRYLMTLLNGLVFGTVFWQKGTKIDSQQDLFNLLGATYAAVFFLGASNCFIVQPVVAIERTVFYREKAAGMYSPLSYALAQTSVEIIYNSLQGFLYTIIIYSMIGYEWKADKFLYFLFFIISSFNYFTLFGMMLVALTPSAMLANILTSFVMPLWNLFAGFLVVRMAIPIWWRWYYWADPVAWTIYGVVASQFGESAGTISVPGGSPVLVKKFLHDALGVRHDFLGYIVLGHFAFVIAFFFVFGYSIKVLNFQKR, encoded by the exons ATGGAGCCAACATCCGGTGCGCTGGGCCTGGGCACGCCGGGTCTCTCAGGCAGCCGCCGCAGCAGCCGCAGCTGGGGCAGCTCGTTCCGGCAGCAGGGCCTGCAGCCGGACACGGACGACCCGTTCCGGCGCGGCTCCGCGTCCTCCTCCCGGCgccacgacgacgaggaggagaacCTGCGGTGGGCGGCGCTGGAGAAGCTCCCCACGTACGACCGCATGCGCAGGGCCGTCCTCCTCGGCGACCACCACCTGCAGGGCATCGCGGGCCTGGTGGAGATCGAGCACCTGGCCAGCGGGGACGGCGGCCGGGAACTGCTGGAGCGCGTGTTCCAGGACGACAGCGAGCGGTTCTTGAGGAGCTTGAGGGACAGGGTGGACAGGGTAGGCATCGAGTTCCCGGCCATTGAGGTGCGGTACCAGGATCTGTCCATCGAGGTGGACGCCGTCGTGGGGAGCAGTGCGCTGCCCACGCTCTGGAACGCCACCACCAACTTCCTCCAG AGTCTTATCGGACGGCTTGCCTCCTCCAACAAGAAAACCATCAATATACTCCAAAACGTCAATGGTATCCTCAAACCTTCCAG GATGACTCTTCTTCTTGGACCTCCTTCTTCAGGAAAGAGTACGCTTATGCGAGCCCTTACCGGCAAGCTTGACAAAAGCCTCAAG GTATCTGGCAACATCACATACTGTGGCCACACATTTTCGGAGTTCTACCCTGAGAGGACCAGCGCATATGTTAGTCAGTACGATCTCCACAATGCGGAGATGACCGTAAGAGAGACGCTGGATTTCTCCAGGCGCTGCTTAGGCGTCGGTGCCAGATATGACATGCTTGCGGAGCTCGCTAAGAGGGAGCGTGATGCGGGCATAAAGCCAGATCCTGCGATCGACGCTTACATGAAAGCTACTGCTGTGCAGGGACAAGAGACTAATATTGTAACATATCTTACTCTCAAG GTGCTTGGGCTTGACATCTGTGCTGATACCATGATCGGTGATGACATGGTAAGAGGAATTTCAGGTGGGCAAAAGAAGCGTGTCACAACTG GGGAAATGCTAACAGGACCCGCAAGGGCCTTGTTCATGGATGAAATTTCCACTGGATTGGATAGCTCTAGCACATTTCAGATTGTAAAATATGTGAAGCAGTTAGTCCACGTGATGAATGAGACTGTGATGATATCCCTCCTACAACCACCACCTGAGACATACAACCTGTTTGATGACATTATTCTGATATCAGAAGGATACATAGTGTACCATGGGCCACGTGAGAACATCTTGGAATTCTTTGAATCCTCTGGTTTTCGGTGCCCTGAGAGGAAAGGAGTTGCCGACTTCCTTCAAGAGGTCACTTCCAAGAAAGACCAGCAACAATACTGGTACCGTGAGCAGGAACAATATCGTCACGTGTCAGTACCAGAGTTTGCTGAACGTTTCAAGTCATTCCATGTAGGCCAGCAGATGCTCAAGGAGATGCAAATCCCTTTCGAAAAATCCAAAACCCATCCTGCCGCATTGACCACTAAGAAGTATGGCATATCCAGCAAGGAGTCACTCAAGGCAGTGATGTCGAGagaaatgttgttgatgaagcgcAACTCATTCATCTACATCTTTAAGCTCTCCCAGTTAATAATCATTGGACTCATGGCCATGACTGTGTTCCTCAGAACAAAGATGCCCAGCGGGCAGATTTCTGACGGTGGCAAATTTTTTGGAGCTCTGACTTTCAGTTTAATCACCATCTTGTTCAACGGGTTTGCGGAGCTACAACTGACCATAAAGGTGCTTCCTACGTTCTACAAACAAAGGGATTTACTATTCTTTCCCCCGTGGACCTTTGGACTCGCAAACATACTCTTAAAAGTTCCTGTTTCTCTTGTGGAGGCTGGGGTATGGGTCATCCTCACGTACTTCGTGATGGGCTTTGCACCTTCTGCGGgaag GTTCTTTCGTCAGCTTTTAGCTTTCTTTGCTACTCACCAAATGGCTCTGGCTTTGTTCCGATCTATGGGTGCTATATTCAGATCCATGGTTGTGGCCAACAATTTTGGGATGTTTACGATCCTTATTATTTTCGTATTTGGAGGATTTCTCATCCCTAGAG GTGATATCAAACCATGGTGGATCTGGGCTTACTGGTCATCTCCTATGATGTATTGTCAAAACGCAATATCTGTCAATGAATTCCTTGCCAGTAGATGGGCCAGT CCGAACAACGACACCTCTATTGATGCACCAACAGTAGGCAAGGCTATTCTTAAATCAAGAGGCTTGTTTACTGATGACTCGGGCTTTTGGCTTTCCATAGGAGCTCTTATCGGATTCACTATTTTGTTCAACATCTTGTTCCTTTTGGCACTTACGTATTTAAGCC CTAGCGGCAGCTCAAGCACACTAGTTTCAGACGAACAGAATGAGAATGACACAAACAAAGAGCCAATGTCAGAAGCCAATGCATCATCAACCATGTCATCTTCAATACCTATGG GTACTAACAGAGCCACAAATAGGCCAACTCAGTCCCGAGTTGTCTTGCCGTTCCTGCCTCTTTCACTTTGTTTCAACCATATAAACTATTACGTGGACATGCCTGCG GAAATGAAGGAGCAAGGATTTGCGGAAAGTCGTCTCCAGTTGCTCACTGATATCAGTGGTGCTTTCAGGCCAGGTGTTCTGACAGCATTAGTTGGCGTGAGTGGAGCTGGAAAGACCACTCTAATGGATGTCCTGTCAGGAAGGAAAACTAGTGGGTCTGTTGAAGGAAGTATCACCCTCTCTGGTTACCCTAAAAAGCAGGAAACTTTTGCCCGAATTAGTGGCTATTGTGAACAGACTGATATCCATTCACCAAATGTTACTGTGTACGAATCCATTCTGTACTCTGCCTGGCTGCGTCTTTCATCAGATGTAGACGAAAAAACAAGAAAG ATGTTTGTGGAGGAAGTCATGACCCTTGTAGAGCTTGATGGGTTGcgtaatgctatggttggtctacCTGGAGTTGACGGGTTGTCGACTGAGCAAAGGAAGAGACTGACAATTGCTGTGGAGCTGGTATCAAATCCTTCAGTCATATTCATGGATGAACCAACTTCTGGTCTTGATGCTAGAGCAGCAGCAATTGTCATGCGGGCGGTCAGAAATACAGTCAACACTGGGCGTACTGTGGTTTGCACAATCCATCAACCCAGCATCGATATATTCGAGTCTTTTGATGAT CTTCTGCTTTTGAAAAGAGGAGGGCAGGTCATTTATGCTGGGGAACTTGGTCACCACTCTCATAAACTAGTTGAATATTTTGAG GCAATTCCAGGTATTGCGAAGATCACAGAAGGATATAATCCTGCAACATGGATGCTGGAAGTTAGCTCCCCTCTAGCCGAGGCTCGCTTGGAAATAAATTTTGCTGAAATTTATGCTAATTCTGGTCTTTATAG GGAAAACCAGGAACTTATTAAGGAATTGAGCGTTCCTACGCCGGGCTATGAGGATCTCTCATTTCCTACAAAGTACTctcaaaatttctacaaccaatgTGTTGCAAACTTCTGGAAGCAATACAAATCTTATTGGAAGAATCCACCGCACAACGCCATGCGCTATCTTATGACTTTGCTGAATGGGCTTGTATTTGGAACGGTGTTTTGGCAAAAAGGAACAAAAAT AGATTCACAACAAGATTTGTTCAATCTACTTGGAGCCACTTATGCTGCTGTCTTCTTCCTTGGGGCTTCTAATTGCTTTATAGTTCAACCTGTTGTGGCAATTGAGCGAACAGTTTTCTACCGTGAAAAGGCGGCGGGGATGTATTCTCCATTATCCTATGCATTAGCTCAG ACAAGCGTGGAGATCATCTACAACAGCCTGCAGGGGTTTCTATACACAATCATCATCTATTCGATGATTGGATACGAGTGGAAAGCTGACAAGTTCTTGTACTTCCTGTTCTTCATCATTTCAAGCTTCAACTACTTCACGTTGTTTGGCATGATGCTGGTGGCGTTGACTCCATCCGCGATGCTCGCAAACATACTGACATCCTTTGTGATGCCTCTCTGGAATTTGTTCGCTGGATTCCTCGTGGTCAGGATG GCGATACCAATCTGGTGGAGGTGGTACTACTGGGCGGACCCGGTGGCCTGGACCATCTATGGCGTCGTGGCGTCGCAGTTTGGCGAGAGCGCTGGCACTATTTCGGTCCCCGGCGGGAGCCCGGTTTTGGTGAAGAAATTCCTGCACGATGCTCTGGGAGTGCGGCACGATTTCCTTGGCTACATTGTGCTAGGCCACTTCGCCTTCGTGATTGCCTTCTTCTTCGTGTTCGGCTATTCCATCAAGGTCCTGAACTTCCAGAAGCGTTAG